A single window of Oerskovia paurometabola DNA harbors:
- a CDS encoding flagellar motor switch protein FliM, producing MSTTTPVRVQGPADRRKVEVYDFRRPTTLVREHHRILEMAFESFARQWGTQLTARVRVVSQVSLAAVTMRTYDDYVADLPVTTAVVVCEIDGINPRAVLQFPHTDALTWIAHMLGAGPYIPAIDRKFTDVERALVTSLVTETLRDLRHSMGRLLETPLKIGSIQHNSQFVQAAPTAELMIVAEFNLRVGDGPCTATLALPAIALLPHLGEANPADDPADAAARTRRHLARSLVDVTVELSSAVMTPVEVVDLAVGDVIRLPHNRSRPLDVIVDGHVLARGAVGSSGSRLACRIVTTEEN from the coding sequence GTGAGCACGACGACACCCGTCAGGGTCCAGGGTCCCGCCGACCGGCGCAAGGTCGAGGTCTACGACTTCCGTCGTCCGACGACGCTCGTGCGTGAGCACCACCGCATCCTCGAGATGGCGTTCGAGAGCTTCGCCCGCCAGTGGGGCACGCAGCTCACGGCGCGCGTCCGGGTCGTGTCCCAGGTGAGCCTGGCCGCGGTGACCATGCGCACGTACGACGACTACGTGGCCGACCTGCCGGTCACGACCGCGGTCGTCGTGTGCGAGATCGACGGCATCAACCCGCGTGCCGTGCTGCAGTTCCCCCACACCGACGCACTCACGTGGATCGCGCACATGCTCGGCGCCGGCCCGTACATCCCGGCGATCGACCGCAAGTTCACCGACGTCGAGCGAGCGCTCGTGACCTCGCTGGTCACGGAGACGCTGCGCGACCTGCGGCACTCGATGGGGCGTCTCCTGGAGACCCCCCTCAAGATCGGGTCCATCCAGCACAACTCGCAGTTCGTGCAGGCCGCGCCGACCGCCGAGCTCATGATCGTGGCGGAGTTCAACCTGCGCGTCGGAGACGGACCGTGCACGGCCACCCTGGCGCTGCCCGCGATCGCGCTGCTCCCGCACCTCGGCGAGGCGAACCCTGCCGACGACCCGGCCGACGCCGCGGCCCGCACGCGACGACACCTCGCACGTTCCCTGGTCGACGTCACGGTCGAGCTCTCGAGCGCGGTGATGACGCCCGTCGAGGTCGTCGACCTCGCGGTCGGCGACGTCATCCGCCTGCCGCACAACCGCTCCCGCCCGCTCGACGTCATCGTCGACGGCCACGTCCTGGCGCGCGGCGCCGTCGGTTCGTCCGGCTCCCGCCTCGCCTGCCGCATCGTCACCACCGAGGAGAACTGA
- the fliN gene encoding flagellar motor switch protein FliN — MSTATTADRTAVEAAAEAARALVELVPTSTPLSAAISGGAPVGPQAVTAVVASYVGDTGTDMALALIDESSLADASETPTLDVTDLLRPALEAAGATTGVGVLGDVRVSDATELFEDEEAVVFELSAGGGPTAGWFVVRTRKTLRGLPDEAMTGSRLARISNVEMRLAVVVGHTRMPVREVLNLEPGAVVELDRSAGAPADVQLNGRTIAKGEVVVVDGGDYGVRITKILDADD; from the coding sequence ATGAGCACCGCCACCACCGCCGACCGCACGGCCGTCGAGGCCGCGGCGGAGGCCGCCCGGGCACTCGTCGAGCTCGTCCCCACGAGCACGCCGCTCTCGGCCGCGATCTCCGGCGGGGCCCCGGTCGGCCCGCAGGCCGTGACCGCCGTCGTCGCCTCGTACGTCGGGGACACCGGCACCGACATGGCGCTCGCTCTCATCGACGAGTCCTCGCTCGCCGACGCGTCCGAGACCCCGACGCTCGACGTGACCGACCTCCTGCGCCCGGCGCTCGAGGCGGCTGGTGCCACGACCGGCGTCGGTGTGCTCGGCGACGTCCGCGTCTCCGACGCGACCGAGCTCTTCGAGGACGAGGAGGCCGTCGTCTTCGAGCTCTCCGCCGGGGGCGGGCCGACCGCGGGCTGGTTCGTCGTCCGCACGCGCAAGACCCTGCGCGGCCTGCCCGACGAGGCCATGACGGGCAGCAGGCTCGCGCGCATCTCCAACGTCGAGATGCGGCTCGCGGTCGTCGTCGGGCACACGCGCATGCCCGTGCGCGAGGTGCTCAACCTCGAGCCCGGCGCCGTCGTCGAGCTCGACCGCTCGGCAGGTGCGCCCGCCGACGTCCAGCTCAACGGTCGGACCATCGCCAAGGGAGAGGTCGTGGTCGTCGACGGCGGCGACTACGGCGTGCGGATCACCAAGATCCTCGACGCGGACGACTGA
- a CDS encoding FliO/MopB family protein, which translates to MDVTTVLRVAFSLAVVMGLLWLSYRVADRSRRTAPAGRGAQLTVVARQGLSQKSAAVLLDSGGTRYLLGVTESSVTVIDQGPAPATTGPATPKHALRGATASRVGPFNVVKSTTGPQVVAAPVGGAEAGPLGDTGPAEPSQSFDEAVLAAHVWLGETTVPTDDAATDPSASGPAGPAPAPAAAVFAVAGAPSGVPTALLEPAAARSLLAVDTWRQAARAVWGPRR; encoded by the coding sequence GTGGACGTCACCACCGTGCTGCGCGTCGCCTTCTCCTTGGCGGTCGTCATGGGGCTGCTGTGGCTGTCGTACCGGGTCGCCGACCGGAGCAGGCGCACGGCCCCCGCGGGCCGTGGCGCGCAGCTCACCGTCGTCGCCCGTCAGGGGCTGAGCCAGAAGAGCGCCGCCGTGCTCCTCGACTCGGGCGGTACCCGCTACCTGCTGGGGGTCACCGAGTCGTCGGTCACGGTGATCGACCAGGGCCCCGCGCCCGCGACGACCGGCCCCGCGACCCCCAAGCACGCGCTGCGCGGAGCGACGGCCTCGCGCGTGGGGCCGTTCAACGTGGTGAAGTCGACGACCGGGCCGCAGGTCGTGGCCGCCCCCGTGGGTGGAGCGGAGGCAGGCCCGCTCGGGGACACCGGTCCCGCCGAGCCGAGCCAGTCCTTCGACGAGGCCGTCCTCGCCGCGCACGTCTGGCTCGGCGAGACGACCGTCCCGACGGACGACGCGGCCACCGACCCGTCGGCCTCCGGTCCGGCAGGGCCCGCGCCCGCGCCCGCGGCGGCCGTGTTCGCGGTGGCGGGTGCGCCGTCGGGCGTCCCCACCGCCCTGCTCGAGCCCGCCGCGGCGCGCTCGCTCCTGGCCGTCGACACCTGGCGGCAGGCCGCGCGGGCCGTGTGGGGGCCCCGGCGATGA
- the fliP gene encoding flagellar type III secretion system pore protein FliP (The bacterial flagellar biogenesis protein FliP forms a type III secretion system (T3SS)-type pore required for flagellar assembly.): MTLDTPARQGSRRVVALAAALLLVALVLVATVLLAPSASAAPTDPTAPTAPVDPTAPDGGSSFSVEINGPNGEPSSSLVTLVGITLLSLAPTLLLMMTSFTKIFVVLSLTRNALGTGTVPPNMVLAGLALFLSMFIMWPVFGEINDAAVQPYLEGTTTFSQALDAGSVPLREFMLAHTREEDLALMTRAADLDNPATMADVPLTTLVPAFVISELRAAFIIGFVIFVPFLVIDLVVAAALMSMGMMMLPPTMISLPFKLLLFVLVDGWALITTSLIGSYGVG; the protein is encoded by the coding sequence ATGACCCTCGACACCCCGGCGCGTCAGGGGTCGCGCCGCGTCGTGGCCCTGGCCGCGGCCCTTCTCCTCGTCGCGCTCGTCCTCGTGGCGACCGTGCTGCTCGCCCCGTCCGCGAGCGCCGCCCCGACCGACCCCACGGCGCCCACCGCCCCGGTCGACCCGACCGCTCCCGACGGGGGCAGCAGCTTCTCGGTCGAGATCAACGGTCCGAACGGCGAGCCGTCGTCGTCCCTCGTGACGCTCGTGGGCATCACGCTGCTGTCGCTGGCCCCGACGCTGCTGCTCATGATGACGTCGTTCACGAAGATCTTCGTGGTGCTGTCCCTGACGCGCAACGCGCTCGGCACGGGGACCGTGCCGCCCAACATGGTCCTCGCGGGGCTCGCGCTGTTCCTGTCGATGTTCATCATGTGGCCGGTGTTCGGCGAGATCAACGACGCCGCCGTCCAGCCCTACCTCGAGGGCACCACGACGTTCAGCCAGGCGCTCGACGCGGGCTCCGTGCCGCTGCGCGAGTTCATGCTCGCGCACACGCGCGAGGAGGACCTCGCGCTCATGACGCGCGCGGCCGACCTCGACAACCCGGCGACCATGGCCGACGTCCCGCTGACCACGCTCGTGCCGGCGTTCGTCATCTCGGAGCTGCGGGCCGCGTTCATCATCGGCTTCGTGATCTTCGTGCCGTTCCTCGTGATCGACCTGGTCGTGGCGGCGGCGCTCATGAGCATGGGCATGATGATGCTCCCGCCCACCATGATCTCGTTGCCGTTCAAGCTGTTGCTGTTCGTCCTCGTCGACGGGTGGGCGCTCATCACGACCTCGCTCATCGGCTCGTACGGGGTGGGGTGA
- the fliQ gene encoding flagellar biosynthesis protein FliQ has protein sequence METSAVLDIATQAMILAAKLAAPVLITSLVVGFSISLVQSVTQIQEVTLSFVPKAAAVAVALIVCGNWMIGELVSFTHSMFDLIPSLLGGG, from the coding sequence ATGGAGACCTCGGCAGTCCTCGACATCGCGACGCAGGCGATGATCCTCGCCGCGAAGCTCGCGGCCCCCGTGCTCATCACCTCGCTCGTGGTGGGGTTCTCGATCTCGCTCGTGCAGTCGGTGACCCAGATCCAGGAGGTCACGCTCTCGTTCGTGCCCAAGGCCGCGGCGGTCGCGGTCGCGCTCATCGTGTGCGGGAACTGGATGATCGGCGAGCTGGTCTCGTTCACCCACTCGATGTTCGACCTCATCCCGTCGCTGCTGGGCGGCGGCTGA
- a CDS encoding flagellar biosynthetic protein FliR: protein MTFDIDQAWLQATLLAGVRLAAFMLLAPPFSHKAIPRQVRAILAVSLGLVVSGRVAPTYEPVGTATFFAHVVAEAATGAMLGTMVMIVFSAVTAAGSHLDLFGGFSVGMAFDPQTNVSGSQFTRLFALATVVLMFTSDAYQLVILGLARSYDVVPVGAFAGVPAGSFVDALTGSFVAGLQIAGPIVVVLFLADVGLGLVTRVAPALNAFALGFPLKIFLTLSLVGTVLIALPHALSALTAQALKLMGGVG, encoded by the coding sequence GTGACGTTCGACATCGACCAGGCGTGGCTCCAGGCGACCCTGCTCGCGGGGGTCCGCCTGGCCGCGTTCATGCTGCTCGCGCCGCCGTTCTCCCACAAGGCCATCCCGCGCCAGGTGCGCGCCATCCTCGCGGTCTCGCTGGGCCTGGTGGTCTCGGGCCGGGTCGCGCCGACGTACGAACCCGTGGGCACGGCGACGTTCTTCGCCCACGTGGTCGCCGAGGCGGCGACGGGCGCCATGCTGGGCACGATGGTCATGATCGTCTTCTCGGCCGTGACCGCAGCCGGCTCGCACCTCGACCTGTTCGGGGGATTCTCGGTCGGCATGGCGTTCGACCCGCAGACGAACGTGAGCGGGTCGCAGTTCACGCGTCTGTTCGCGCTGGCCACCGTCGTCCTGATGTTCACCTCGGACGCCTACCAGCTCGTGATCCTCGGCCTCGCGCGCTCGTACGACGTGGTGCCCGTGGGGGCGTTCGCCGGGGTCCCGGCCGGGTCGTTCGTCGACGCGCTCACGGGGTCGTTCGTCGCGGGTCTCCAGATCGCCGGGCCCATCGTCGTTGTCCTCTTCCTGGCCGACGTCGGACTGGGCCTGGTCACCCGTGTCGCCCCCGCGCTCAACGCGTTCGCGCTCGGCTTCCCGCTCAAGATCTTCCTGACCCTCTCGCTCGTCGGGACGGTGCTCATCGCCCTGCCGCACGCCCTGTCCGCGCTCACGGCGCAGGCCCTGAAGCTGATGGGAGGCGTGGGCTGA
- a CDS encoding EscU/YscU/HrcU family type III secretion system export apparatus switch protein translates to MADTSEERTEQASDRKMKEVREKGQLGRSQDLTAWVGIAVAGALLPLTLGNAAGAATEQVLSIRTVIENPEPAVAVVLLQEALGSILPTIGALLAAVALAAIIGSVVQGGLHLKKFRGEFQQFNPVSGFKRILGPQALWNGVKALLKTTVVGVVLYVVIQSLMPVLLSAGGLPVSSLLEAAGSGVRALLLWATAAGISLALLDVLVVAKRNRKKTRMTKKELKDEHKNSDGDPMVKSQRRSMARSLSRNRMLAAVADADVVIVNPTHVAVAIRYEAGKSAPRVVAKGADHLAARIREKAEEARVPMVRDVQLARALHKVCDVGQEVPVELYMAVARVLAFVMALARRGAAVSSVPHRLGRPAIAPGEWPVEGAAGDGEARTA, encoded by the coding sequence ATGGCGGACACGTCCGAGGAGAGGACCGAGCAGGCCTCCGACCGCAAGATGAAGGAGGTCCGCGAGAAGGGCCAGCTCGGCCGGTCGCAGGACCTCACGGCCTGGGTCGGGATCGCGGTCGCGGGGGCGCTGCTGCCCCTGACGCTCGGCAACGCGGCGGGTGCCGCGACCGAGCAGGTGCTCTCGATCCGCACCGTGATCGAGAACCCCGAGCCGGCCGTCGCGGTCGTGCTCCTGCAGGAGGCCCTCGGGTCGATCCTGCCCACGATCGGCGCGCTGCTCGCGGCCGTGGCGCTCGCCGCGATCATCGGTTCGGTCGTGCAGGGCGGCCTGCACCTGAAGAAGTTCCGGGGTGAGTTCCAGCAGTTCAACCCGGTCTCCGGGTTCAAGCGGATCCTCGGCCCGCAGGCGTTGTGGAACGGCGTCAAGGCGCTGCTCAAGACGACCGTGGTCGGGGTCGTGCTGTACGTCGTGATCCAGTCGCTCATGCCCGTGCTGCTGTCCGCGGGTGGGCTGCCGGTCTCGTCGCTGCTGGAGGCAGCCGGGTCGGGGGTCAGGGCGCTGCTGCTCTGGGCGACCGCGGCGGGGATCTCGCTCGCGCTGCTCGACGTGCTCGTCGTCGCCAAGCGCAACCGCAAGAAGACGCGCATGACGAAGAAGGAGCTCAAGGACGAGCACAAGAACAGCGACGGCGACCCCATGGTGAAGTCGCAGCGCCGGTCGATGGCGCGCTCCCTGTCGCGCAACCGCATGCTCGCCGCGGTCGCTGACGCCGACGTCGTGATCGTCAACCCCACGCACGTCGCGGTCGCGATCCGCTACGAAGCGGGGAAGTCCGCACCGCGCGTCGTCGCCAAGGGCGCGGACCACCTCGCCGCGCGCATCCGCGAGAAGGCCGAGGAGGCGCGCGTGCCGATGGTCCGCGACGTCCAGCTCGCGCGCGCCCTCCACAAGGTCTGCGACGTCGGGCAGGAGGTCCCGGTCGAGCTGTACATGGCCGTCGCGCGCGTCCTCGCGTTCGTCATGGCCCTCGCACGCCGGGGGGCCGCGGTCTCCTCCGTGCCGCACCGGCTGGGCCGTCCGGCGATCGCGCCGGGGGAGTGGCCGGTCGAGGGCGCCGCGGGGGACGGCGAGGCGCGCACGGCGTGA
- a CDS encoding flagellar biosynthesis protein FlhA gives MIAVPLGVVGIVLLLVVPIPAGMLDVLIIVNILLSLVILLTSMFVTKPLDFSVFPSLLLVATLFRLGLNVASTRLVLGNGYAGEVISAFGHVVVNGNLVIGMVVFLILVVIQFLVITKGAERVAEVGARFTLDAMPGKQMAIDADLNAGLISETDARERRAEVSAEADFYGAMDGASKFVKGDAIAGVVITIINLVGGIVIGVVMHGMPIGESVDTYSILTIGDGLVTQVPALLMAVATGMIVTRSNSGEGDVGSQASSQLVQSRHAIAIAGVASFAMALIEGMPKLPFLVLGIGLLVAAQQIKSRQQRAEVARAAAEQLEKGAAASTDGTENLIEQMRVHALEILLAPDLVDLVTGAHDDLLGRVRALRRKIAMDLGVVVPPVRTRDSIELVASTYAVRIAGVEAGRGQAPAGKVLALGDNLASLPGQATVDPVFGMEGKWVPVEMRHSAEMAGATVVDRVSVLVTHLSAIISANAARLLSREDVRVLTDEVKRTNPSAVDELTPTLLSLAEIQRVLQGLLEERVAVNDLPRIYEALALAAKRSTDAEHLVESARAALGPAVPARYTVDGTIRVVTIAPVLEQAMLAGRQPGGEHGTVIVVDPARLDAFRTSVADVAESARAVGHDVVLVCAPSLRPAIRRLVATQLADLAVLSYTEVTSGNALIETVGVVNDAPAIAARG, from the coding sequence ATGATCGCCGTGCCCCTCGGCGTCGTCGGCATCGTCCTGCTGCTCGTCGTGCCGATCCCCGCGGGGATGCTCGACGTGCTCATCATCGTCAACATCCTGCTCTCGCTCGTGATCCTGCTGACGTCGATGTTCGTCACCAAGCCGCTCGACTTCTCCGTCTTCCCGTCGCTGCTGCTCGTCGCGACGCTCTTCCGGCTGGGCCTCAACGTCGCCTCGACCCGCCTCGTGCTGGGCAACGGGTACGCGGGCGAGGTCATCAGCGCGTTCGGCCACGTCGTGGTCAACGGGAACCTGGTCATCGGCATGGTCGTGTTCCTGATCCTGGTGGTCATCCAGTTCCTCGTGATCACCAAGGGCGCCGAGCGCGTCGCCGAGGTCGGGGCGCGGTTCACCCTCGACGCGATGCCCGGCAAGCAGATGGCGATCGACGCCGACCTCAACGCGGGCCTCATCTCCGAGACCGACGCCCGCGAGCGGCGTGCCGAGGTCTCCGCGGAGGCGGACTTCTACGGTGCGATGGACGGCGCCTCGAAGTTCGTGAAGGGCGACGCGATCGCGGGCGTCGTCATCACGATCATCAACCTGGTCGGCGGGATCGTCATCGGCGTCGTCATGCACGGCATGCCGATCGGGGAGTCGGTCGACACCTACTCGATCCTGACGATCGGCGACGGCCTCGTCACGCAGGTCCCGGCGCTGCTCATGGCCGTCGCGACCGGCATGATCGTGACCCGCTCCAACTCGGGCGAGGGCGACGTCGGGTCGCAGGCCTCGAGCCAGCTCGTCCAGTCGCGGCACGCCATCGCGATCGCGGGCGTCGCGTCGTTCGCCATGGCGCTCATCGAGGGCATGCCCAAGCTGCCGTTCCTGGTCCTCGGGATCGGCCTCCTCGTGGCGGCGCAGCAGATCAAGTCGCGCCAGCAGCGGGCCGAGGTCGCGCGGGCCGCGGCCGAGCAGCTCGAGAAGGGCGCGGCCGCCTCGACGGACGGTACCGAGAACCTCATCGAGCAGATGCGCGTGCACGCCCTGGAGATCCTGCTGGCCCCCGACCTCGTCGACCTGGTCACGGGCGCGCACGACGACCTCCTGGGGCGCGTGCGCGCCCTGCGGCGCAAGATCGCGATGGACCTGGGCGTCGTCGTGCCGCCCGTGCGCACGCGCGACTCGATCGAGCTCGTCGCCTCGACCTACGCCGTGCGGATCGCGGGCGTCGAGGCGGGTCGGGGCCAGGCACCCGCGGGCAAGGTCCTCGCGCTCGGGGACAACCTCGCGTCGCTGCCCGGTCAGGCCACCGTGGACCCGGTGTTCGGCATGGAGGGCAAGTGGGTGCCCGTCGAGATGCGGCACAGCGCCGAGATGGCGGGCGCCACGGTCGTCGATCGCGTCTCGGTGCTCGTGACCCACCTGTCGGCCATCATCTCGGCCAACGCCGCGCGCCTGCTCTCGCGCGAGGACGTGCGCGTGCTGACCGACGAGGTCAAGCGCACCAACCCCTCGGCGGTCGACGAGCTCACGCCGACGCTGCTGTCCCTCGCCGAGATCCAGCGCGTGCTCCAGGGGCTGCTCGAGGAACGCGTGGCCGTCAACGACCTGCCGCGCATCTACGAGGCGCTCGCGCTCGCGGCCAAGCGGTCGACCGACGCGGAGCACCTCGTCGAGTCGGCGCGCGCCGCCCTCGGGCCGGCGGTCCCGGCGCGCTACACGGTCGACGGGACCATCCGGGTCGTGACGATCGCGCCCGTGCTCGAGCAGGCCATGCTCGCGGGCAGGCAACCGGGAGGGGAGCACGGCACGGTGATCGTCGTCGACCCGGCCCGGCTCGACGCGTTCCGCACCTCGGTCGCCGACGTCGCCGAGTCCGCGCGCGCGGTCGGGCACGACGTGGTCCTGGTCTGTGCGCCGTCGCTGCGCCCGGCGATCCGTCGCCTGGTGGCGACGCAGCTCGCCGACCTGGCGGTGCTCTCGTACACCGAGGTGACCTCGGGCAACGCCCTCATCGAGACGGTCGGGGTGGTGAACGATGCCCCGGCGATTGCGGCTCGCGGGTGA